In Trifolium pratense cultivar HEN17-A07 linkage group LG7, ARS_RC_1.1, whole genome shotgun sequence, a genomic segment contains:
- the LOC123898880 gene encoding outer envelope protein 39, chloroplastic-like isoform X1 → MGAQRSIHAGKAKIDVNVDFTHNLCASLMHNTFRNAGNPLSLLIGSLCIKHPNLFGGSEKLHVSCDKGLYDSNVLVAFRRPREECLAHQSFVVQHSLSPEIGIHGIPIKNFSQSGSGGVNLSRLSVGMDLNEPASSKWSSTTSIKFEHVRPLNDDGRNISRDCDGFPLTCSGSPHDSMVVLKQESRYTKENDHSFFHFNLQIEQGIPVLSKWIIFNRFKFVASKGIKLGPALLLTRLSGGSIVGDMAPYQAFSIGGIGSVRGYGEGAVGSGRSCLVANSELSLPLNNMLEGVAFMDCGTDLRSGCLVPGNPALRHGKPGSGIGLGYGLRFKSQFGQFQLHYAINAFNERSLYFGLPNLGSCY, encoded by the exons ATGGGAGCTCAAAGGAGCATCCATGCTGGCAAAG caAAGATTGATGTTAATGTTGATTTTACTCACAATCTTTGTGCTTCTTTGATGCATAATACCTTCAG gAATGCTGGCAATCCTCTTTCACTTTTAATTGGGAG TCTCTGCATAAAACATCCGAACTTATTTGGTGGGAGTGAGAAGCTTCATGTTTCATGTGACAAGGGTTTGTATGATTCGAATGTCTTAGTCGCTTTTAGAAGGCCACGGGAAGAATGTCTTGCTCATCAGTCTTTTGTAGTGCAG CATTCTCTTTCGCCAGAGATTGGAATCCATGGTAtacctataaaaaatttctccCAGTCAGGAAGTGGAGGTGTAAATTTATCTAGATTATCAGTTGGGATGGACCTGAATGAACCTGCGAGTTCAAAGTGGAGCAGCACAACTAGCATAAAATTTGAG CATGTTCGTCCATTGAACGATGATGGTCGCAATATAAGTAGGGATTGTGACGGCTTTCCTTTGACTTGCAG TGGCAGTCCACATGACAGTATGGTAGTTTTAAAGCAAGAGTCTCGATACACAAAGGAAAACGATCATAGCTTTTTTCAT TTTAATCTTCAAATAGAACAAGGTATTCCAGTTCTTTCTAAGTGGATAATTTTCAACCGATTTAAGTTTGTTGCTTCGAAAGGAATTAAACTTGGACCGGCACTTCTCTTGACAAG ACTTTCCGGTGGTTCAATTGTCGGGGACATGGCTCCTTATCAAGCATTTTCCATTGGCGGGATTGGGAGTGTCCGAGGGTATGGTGAAGGAGCAGTCGGATCTGGGAGATCATGTCTGGTGGCTAATAGCGAACTGAGTCTCCCTTTG AATAATATGTTGGAAGGTGTGGCTTTCATGGATTGTGGAACAGACTTGCGGTCTGGTTGTCTTGTACCTG GAAATCCAGCCTTAAGGCACGGCAAACCAGGATCTGGTATTGGATTGGGATATGGACTTCGATTTAAATCACAGTTTGGTCAGTTTCAACTTCATTATGCTATTAATGCATTTAACGAGAGGTCACTCTATTTTGGCCTACCCAACCTTGGTTCATGCTATTAA
- the LOC123898880 gene encoding outer envelope protein 39, chloroplastic-like isoform X2: MGAQRSIHAGKAKIDVNVDFTHNLCASLMHNTFRNAGNPLSLLIGSLCIKHPNLFGGSEKLHVSCDKGLYDSNVLVAFRRPREECLAHQSFVVQHSLSPEIGIHGIPIKNFSQSGSGGVNLSRLSVGMDLNEPASSKWSSTTSIKFEHVRPLNDDGRNISRDCDGFPLTCSGSPHDSMVVLKQESRYTKENDHSFFHFNLQIEQGIPVLSKWIIFNRFKFVASKGIKLGPALLLTRLSGGSIVGDMAPYQAFSIGGIGSVRGYGEGAVGSGRSCLVANSELSLPLNNMLEGVAFMDCGTDLRSGCLVPVDIQKHMLDCNI, encoded by the exons ATGGGAGCTCAAAGGAGCATCCATGCTGGCAAAG caAAGATTGATGTTAATGTTGATTTTACTCACAATCTTTGTGCTTCTTTGATGCATAATACCTTCAG gAATGCTGGCAATCCTCTTTCACTTTTAATTGGGAG TCTCTGCATAAAACATCCGAACTTATTTGGTGGGAGTGAGAAGCTTCATGTTTCATGTGACAAGGGTTTGTATGATTCGAATGTCTTAGTCGCTTTTAGAAGGCCACGGGAAGAATGTCTTGCTCATCAGTCTTTTGTAGTGCAG CATTCTCTTTCGCCAGAGATTGGAATCCATGGTAtacctataaaaaatttctccCAGTCAGGAAGTGGAGGTGTAAATTTATCTAGATTATCAGTTGGGATGGACCTGAATGAACCTGCGAGTTCAAAGTGGAGCAGCACAACTAGCATAAAATTTGAG CATGTTCGTCCATTGAACGATGATGGTCGCAATATAAGTAGGGATTGTGACGGCTTTCCTTTGACTTGCAG TGGCAGTCCACATGACAGTATGGTAGTTTTAAAGCAAGAGTCTCGATACACAAAGGAAAACGATCATAGCTTTTTTCAT TTTAATCTTCAAATAGAACAAGGTATTCCAGTTCTTTCTAAGTGGATAATTTTCAACCGATTTAAGTTTGTTGCTTCGAAAGGAATTAAACTTGGACCGGCACTTCTCTTGACAAG ACTTTCCGGTGGTTCAATTGTCGGGGACATGGCTCCTTATCAAGCATTTTCCATTGGCGGGATTGGGAGTGTCCGAGGGTATGGTGAAGGAGCAGTCGGATCTGGGAGATCATGTCTGGTGGCTAATAGCGAACTGAGTCTCCCTTTG AATAATATGTTGGAAGGTGTGGCTTTCATGGATTGTGGAACAGACTTGCGGTCTGGTTGTCTTGTACCTG TGGATATACAAAAGCATATGCTTGATTGCAACATATGA
- the LOC123898880 gene encoding outer envelope protein 39, chloroplastic-like isoform X3, with the protein MGAQRSIHAGKAKIDVNVDFTHNLCASLMHNTFRNAGNPLSLLIGSLCIKHPNLFGGSEKLHVSCDKGLYDSNVLVAFRRPREECLAHQSFVVQHSLSPEIGIHGIPIKNFSQSGSGGVNLSRLSVGMDLNEPASSKWSSTTSIKFEHVRPLNDDGRNISRDCDGFPLTCSGSPHDSMVVLKQESRYTKENDHSFFHFNLQIEQGIPVLSKWIIFNRFKFVASKGIKLGPALLLTRLSGGSIVGDMAPYQAFSIGGIGSVRGYGEGAVGSGRSCLVANSELSLPLNNMLEGVAFMDCGTDLRSGCLVPAYA; encoded by the exons ATGGGAGCTCAAAGGAGCATCCATGCTGGCAAAG caAAGATTGATGTTAATGTTGATTTTACTCACAATCTTTGTGCTTCTTTGATGCATAATACCTTCAG gAATGCTGGCAATCCTCTTTCACTTTTAATTGGGAG TCTCTGCATAAAACATCCGAACTTATTTGGTGGGAGTGAGAAGCTTCATGTTTCATGTGACAAGGGTTTGTATGATTCGAATGTCTTAGTCGCTTTTAGAAGGCCACGGGAAGAATGTCTTGCTCATCAGTCTTTTGTAGTGCAG CATTCTCTTTCGCCAGAGATTGGAATCCATGGTAtacctataaaaaatttctccCAGTCAGGAAGTGGAGGTGTAAATTTATCTAGATTATCAGTTGGGATGGACCTGAATGAACCTGCGAGTTCAAAGTGGAGCAGCACAACTAGCATAAAATTTGAG CATGTTCGTCCATTGAACGATGATGGTCGCAATATAAGTAGGGATTGTGACGGCTTTCCTTTGACTTGCAG TGGCAGTCCACATGACAGTATGGTAGTTTTAAAGCAAGAGTCTCGATACACAAAGGAAAACGATCATAGCTTTTTTCAT TTTAATCTTCAAATAGAACAAGGTATTCCAGTTCTTTCTAAGTGGATAATTTTCAACCGATTTAAGTTTGTTGCTTCGAAAGGAATTAAACTTGGACCGGCACTTCTCTTGACAAG ACTTTCCGGTGGTTCAATTGTCGGGGACATGGCTCCTTATCAAGCATTTTCCATTGGCGGGATTGGGAGTGTCCGAGGGTATGGTGAAGGAGCAGTCGGATCTGGGAGATCATGTCTGGTGGCTAATAGCGAACTGAGTCTCCCTTTG AATAATATGTTGGAAGGTGTGGCTTTCATGGATTGTGGAACAGACTTGCGGTCTGGTTGTCTTGTACCTG CATATGCTTGA
- the LOC123898796 gene encoding glycosyltransferase BC10-like → MFSTPFILTFSLLLSLPIIFFLAPRILPPHPNPIPISPSDELDDINLFNTAISHSSSSSPPNSISHPSKFFHLSSKNPNLKIAFLFLTNTDLHFTPLWNLFFQTTPKKLFNIYVHSDPRANITRVNNPLFKFISSKNTYRASPTLISATRRLLATAILDDPSNAYFIVLSQYCIPLHSFNYIYRSLFLSPTFDLTDTESTKFGVRLKYKSFVEIISNGPKLWKRYIARGRYAMMPEVPFEKFRVGSQFFTLTRKHALVVVKDRTLWRKFKVPCYYDDECYPEEHYFSTLLSMNDPDGVTSYTLTNVNWTGTVNGHPHTYRPEEVSSELILRLRKSNHSESYLFARKFVPDCLEPLMNLAKSVIFKD, encoded by the coding sequence ATGTTCTCAACCCCATTTATTctcactttctctctcctcCTCTCTCTCCCAATCATTTTCTTTCTCGCTCCTCGCATCCTCCCACCACACCCTAACCCTATCCCAATCTCACCTTCCGATGAACTCGATGACATCAACCTTTTCAACACCGCAATCTCTcattcctcatcatcatcacccCCTAATTCCATTTCACACCCCTCCAAATTCTTTCACCTCTCTTCCAAAAACCCTAACCTCAAAATCGCTTTTCTTTTCCTAACTAACACAGATCTCCATTTTACCCCTCTCTGGAATCTCTTCTTCCAAACAACACCTAAAAAACTCTTCAACATTTACGTTCATTCAGACCCACGCGCCAACATAACGCGCGTTAACAACCCTCTGTTTAAATTCATTTCCTCCAAAAACACCTATCGTGCTTCCCCAACTCTCATCTCCGCCACGCGCCGTTTACTCGCTACCGCCATCCTCGACGATCCTTCCAATGCTTATTTCATCGTTCTTTCGCAATACTGTATACCTCTTCACTCTTTTAATTACATTTACCGATCACTTTTTCTTTCTCCGACGTTCGATTTAACCGACACCGAATCCACGAAATTCGGTGTTCGGTTAAAATATAAATCGTTTGTTGAAATTATTTCCAATGGTCCCAAACTATGGAAACGTTATATCGCTAGAGGACGTTATGCGATGATGCCGGAAGTTCCGTTTGAGAAATTTCGAGTTGGATCGCAGTTTTTTACCCTAACAAGAAAACATGCTTTGGTTGTTGTTAAAGATAGAACGTTATGGAGGAAATTCAAGGTTCCTTGTTATTATGATGATGAGTGTTACCCCGAGGAACATTATTTTTCGACGTTGTTGTCAATGAATGATCCTGATGGTGTTACTAGCTATACTCTTACCAATGTTAATTGGACTGGAACTGTTAATGGTCATCCTCATACTTATCGACCGGAGGAAGTTTCGTCCGAGTTGATTCTTCGGTTGAGGAAATCCAATCATTCCGAGTCTTATTTGTTTGCCAGGAAATTTGTTCCTGATTGTTTGGAACCTTTGATGAACTTAGCTAAATCAGTCATTTTCAAGGACTGA